A portion of the Deinococcus apachensis DSM 19763 genome contains these proteins:
- a CDS encoding Crp/Fnr family transcriptional regulator, with product MMSGPFGALPHEAQTQVVAAARVGRWARGGLLFHPEDPAETLFVLTRGSVRLYRLGAGAREVTLDVHGPGDLLGTGALLPGTAYGMYAEAMDDTEALLLGRETLSRLTHAHPAVGVALTEQVTRQTRGVQERLSALVFMEVSQRLALALLTLAEREGPWPDGGTLALRERVSHQDLAHVVGSTRETITKLLGDFRARGLLDLGYRRIILTDRAGLMTAAREPLR from the coding sequence ATGATGTCCGGGCCGTTTGGGGCGCTGCCGCACGAGGCACAGACGCAGGTGGTGGCCGCAGCGCGTGTGGGCCGCTGGGCGCGGGGAGGCCTGCTCTTTCACCCGGAGGACCCGGCCGAGACGCTGTTCGTCCTGACCCGCGGAAGCGTGAGGCTCTACCGGCTGGGCGCCGGGGCACGGGAGGTCACGCTGGACGTGCACGGCCCGGGCGACCTGCTGGGTACGGGGGCACTGCTCCCCGGCACCGCGTACGGGATGTACGCCGAGGCGATGGACGACACCGAGGCGCTGCTGCTGGGCCGCGAGACCCTCTCCCGGCTGACGCATGCCCATCCGGCGGTCGGCGTGGCCCTCACCGAGCAGGTCACCCGGCAGACGCGGGGGGTCCAGGAGCGGCTCTCGGCGCTGGTCTTCATGGAGGTGTCGCAGCGGCTGGCGCTCGCGCTCCTCACCCTCGCCGAGCGCGAGGGGCCGTGGCCCGACGGCGGCACGCTGGCCCTGCGCGAACGGGTGTCGCACCAGGATCTCGCCCACGTGGTCGGCAGCACGCGCGAGACGATCACCAAGCTGCTGGGTGATTTCCGGGCGCGCGGGCTCCTGGACCTGGGCTACCGCCGGATCATCCTGACCGACCGCGCGGGCCTGATGACGGCGGCGCGCGAGCCGCTGCGGTAG
- the bshC gene encoding bacillithiol biosynthesis cysteine-adding enzyme BshC: MRATRSIAAAYRAGDLPGFFRLGPGELAAAASETRPDVDRAALADALRAYHRDLGTLDPGVEAMLARLAHPASRVVVTGQQAGLLTGPAYSVHKGADAALLARGLDREDAPVVAIYWVASQDHDAAEVASTTLLDHAEELHRLTLDLPVGVPVGRVPWRAEWTDEVHALLDGFDTAPEYREAMRARVERALKGGGSYADMFARMIHGLLSPAGLLVLDPLHPALAALMAPTLARELARPLVGPARIEAAAARLEAEGFTPQLRRPAGATNLFLEEEDGGRRLLRLDGRKFSTDTRTYTREEVQAILETGPSRLTPAAGLRPVVQDALLPTLAFVVGPGEIAYGAQLAEVYELHGLHQPLLWPRLSVTWLEPNVARLLTRLGATAAQVQADPEGILGRALARERGAAAVSTERLEALDAELRALANNLAALDPTLVGAAERTRSRTTARLAHLQTLAARALARQEDDRTRQLTRLKLHLLPNGVPQEREMNFLTFLLKHGEAPLRTLLSLAPGTQAELPIP; encoded by the coding sequence TTGAGGGCGACGAGGAGCATCGCGGCGGCATACCGGGCGGGCGACCTGCCCGGCTTTTTCCGGCTGGGGCCGGGTGAGCTGGCGGCGGCGGCCAGTGAGACCAGGCCCGACGTGGACCGCGCCGCCCTGGCCGACGCGCTGCGCGCCTACCACCGCGACCTGGGCACACTGGACCCAGGGGTAGAGGCCATGCTCGCCCGCCTGGCCCACCCCGCCTCCCGGGTGGTCGTGACCGGGCAGCAGGCGGGGCTCCTCACCGGCCCGGCCTACAGCGTCCACAAGGGCGCGGACGCGGCGCTCCTCGCCCGCGGTCTTGACCGGGAGGACGCCCCGGTCGTCGCCATCTACTGGGTCGCCAGTCAGGACCACGACGCGGCGGAGGTCGCCTCCACCACCCTGCTTGACCACGCCGAGGAACTGCACCGCCTGACACTGGACCTGCCGGTGGGGGTGCCAGTGGGCCGGGTGCCGTGGCGGGCGGAGTGGACGGACGAGGTCCACGCTCTGCTGGACGGTTTCGACACGGCGCCCGAGTACCGCGAGGCGATGCGGGCGCGGGTGGAGCGGGCCTTGAAGGGTGGGGGCAGCTACGCCGACATGTTCGCCCGCATGATCCACGGCCTGCTCTCCCCCGCCGGGCTGCTCGTGCTCGACCCGCTGCACCCGGCCCTCGCGGCGCTCATGGCCCCCACCCTGGCCCGCGAGCTGGCGCGGCCCCTGGTAGGCCCAGCGCGAATCGAGGCGGCGGCGGCGCGGCTGGAGGCCGAGGGCTTCACCCCCCAACTGCGCCGCCCGGCGGGAGCCACGAACCTCTTTCTTGAGGAGGAGGACGGCGGGCGGCGGCTCCTAAGGCTGGACGGGCGAAAGTTCAGCACCGACACACGCACGTATACCCGGGAGGAGGTGCAGGCCATCCTGGAGACCGGCCCCTCACGCCTCACCCCGGCGGCGGGCCTGCGCCCGGTCGTGCAGGACGCGCTGCTGCCCACGCTCGCCTTTGTGGTCGGGCCGGGCGAGATCGCCTACGGGGCGCAACTCGCGGAGGTGTACGAGTTGCACGGCCTGCATCAACCCTTGCTCTGGCCGCGCCTGAGCGTGACGTGGCTGGAGCCGAACGTGGCGCGGCTGCTCACGCGGCTGGGGGCGACGGCGGCGCAGGTGCAGGCCGACCCGGAGGGGATACTGGGCCGCGCGCTGGCCCGGGAACGGGGAGCGGCGGCCGTCTCCACGGAGCGGCTGGAGGCACTGGACGCCGAGTTGCGTGCCCTTGCCAACAACCTCGCCGCCCTCGACCCGACGCTGGTGGGCGCCGCCGAACGCACCCGCAGCCGCACGACCGCTCGCCTCGCCCACCTCCAGACCCTCGCCGCCCGCGCCCTGGCCCGGCAGGAGGACGACCGGACGCGGCAACTCACGCGCCTGAAGCTGCACCTGCTGCCCAATGGGGTGCCCCAGGAGCGCGAGATGAACTTCCTGACCTTCCTGCTCAAGCACGGGGAGGCGCCGCTGAGGACCCTGCTCAGCCTCGCGCCGGGGACACAGGCGGAGTTGCCGATTCCCTGA
- a CDS encoding DUF402 domain-containing protein, whose translation MPGAEPVKTERHEVAARRHHTNTGLRPVHTYCEHGQGLFVARDFVAHPRIRHWQAHLLPTLGIVVCRYDFHGPREHDYYIDVATITRSGDLWTVRDHYLDILVHDGMAAEIVDTEELLAAHEAGFISDGELRHAVTTAHRVLSGLARARYSVPEWLGEQGVEVEWLPTEEYATA comes from the coding sequence ATGCCCGGAGCGGAACCTGTCAAAACAGAGCGGCACGAGGTGGCGGCGCGGCGACATCACACGAACACCGGCCTCCGCCCCGTCCACACGTACTGTGAGCACGGGCAAGGCCTCTTTGTCGCGCGGGACTTTGTCGCTCACCCCCGCATCCGGCACTGGCAGGCGCACCTGCTCCCCACCCTGGGGATTGTTGTCTGCCGCTACGATTTCCACGGCCCGCGCGAACACGACTACTACATTGATGTCGCCACGATCACCCGGTCGGGCGACCTCTGGACGGTGCGTGACCACTACCTCGACATCCTGGTCCACGACGGCATGGCCGCCGAGATCGTGGACACCGAGGAACTGCTTGCCGCCCATGAGGCGGGCTTTATCAGCGACGGCGAACTCCGCCACGCCGTGACGACCGCCCACCGAGTCCTCTCCGGCCTGGCCCGCGCCCGCTACAGCGTTCCCGAGTGGCTGGGCGAGCAGGGGGTAGAGGTGGAGTGGCTGCCCACGGAGGAGTACGCGACGGCGTAA